TTCTTCTTGGCTATGGTAAGTTTTTTCTATTTGCTTTGGTTGCTTCAAAAGTCAAGCctgctctttttttctttctttctgggATTATTGGAAATTCCatggttttcttatttttctttgttgacCTGCTTGAATTTGGTAGGAAAATAATTGTTAGCTCCAAATCCTTGAAATGCTATGTTCTTGTCATTTTATAGTTCATTGATATTTGTTTCATATGGCACCAGATACTATACGCAGACAAAATCATCAATGTTTTCCTAAATTATAATGGTTAGATGAAAAGACCCAACTTGAATATAGATTATGGTAAAACCAGGATTTAGCATCCCTTGAAATTCACCATTTTGGCTCAGAATCTATTTCTTTTGTTCTATCATCATAAGCACATCTTAGTTTTTGTACCTTGTGTATCTTATTATTGCCCAACATCTTCATTGAGGATCCATTTTGGGGCTTGCAAATTGTTAATGGAGATCATGGAGTTGAATATTCAGGAGAAACATGCTTTGATGTTTTGCTGCTTATTCATTTTGTAGTAAACTTAGACTTAATCCACGGAGACCGAAAGGCTGTTACATGGATAACGGAAACTCAATTTAATCAGGAAATTCAGTCTTTGATATTTAGTCAGTGCAGTATGTACAACTTAAGATTAGTGAATTGATTTTCAAATTCAGAGCAGAAGTTCTTACATGAGAGCTTCACACTCAATCCACCAAATTATCTGAATACTGTCACCTGTGATTTAGGAACCTTGCCACGAAGTCCGGTTGGTTGCATTGCTTTGATCTTAAACTTTGTCACTGAAGGATTTCTCTTTTATGTACAGATGTAGGTGTCATGAGTGGAGCGATTATATTTATTCAGGAAGATCTGAAGATAAGTGAGGTACAGGAAGAAGTTCTCGTTGGGATTTTGAGTATCATTTCCCTTTTGGGTAGCTTAGCTGGTGGAAGGACATCTGATATCATTGGTAGAAAATGGACAATTGCCTTTGCAGCTGTTATATTTCAGATTGGTGCAGCTATTATGACATTTGCACCTTCATTCCAGATACTAATGATAGGACGAGTTTTGGCCGGGGTTGGTATAGGCTTTGGAGTCATGATTGCTCCGGTCTATATTGCTGAGATATCGCCAACTGTTGATAGAGGCTCTCTTACTTCCTTCCCTGAGATTTTCATAAATCTAGGAATTTTGCTTGGTTATGTCTCAAATTATGCATTTTCCGGTCTTTCAGTTCATATAAATTGGAGGGTGATGCTCGCTGTTGGAATTTTGCCTTCAGTCTTCATAGGATTTGCACTTTTTATCATCCCTGAATCGCCAAGGTGGTTGGTAATGCAGAACCGAGTTGAAGATGCGAGATCTGTGCTATTAAAGacaaatgaaaatgagaatgaTGTGGATGAGAGGCTCTCGGAAATAGTAGCAGCCGCTGGAATGTCTAATGGAGAGAAGAATGAAGAGAAAGCTGTATGGCGTGAACTGCTAAGTCCTTCTCCTCCACTTCGTCGGATGCTGATCACTGGATTCGGAATCCAGTGTTTCCAACAAATCACTGGAATAGATGCAACTGTGTATTATAGTCCTGAAATCTTCAAGGAAGCTGGGATTGAGAATAACTCTAAGCTTCTTGCTGCAACAGTTGCCGTGGGTGTTACAAAGACCGCTTTTATATTGATTGCTACATTTCTTGTGGATAGAGTTGGGAGGAAGCCCTTGCTCTACGTGAGCACAATTGGGATGACGGTCTGTTTGTTAACCTTAAGCCTTACCCTTGGTTTTCTGGGTCACGGGCAGCTTGGAGTTGCACTTGCGGTCTTGTGCGTTTGTGGTAATGTAGCTTTCTTTTCGGTGGGAATGGGTCCTATTTGCTGGATTTTGACATCAGAAATCTTTCCATTGAGGTTGCGAGCTCAAGCATCTGCGCTTGGGGCTGTAGGTAACAGGGTATGTAGTGGCCTCGTTGCCATGTCATTCCTCTCTCTATCTCGTACAATTACAGTGGGCGGAACCTTTTTCCTCTTTGCACTGTTGTCAGCTCTTTCTGTTCTCTTTGCTTACAAATGTGTTCCGGAGACGAAGGGAAAATCATTGGAACAGATTGAGTTGCTTTTTGAAAATCATAATGAATGGCAAGGAAGTGAAGTGGAGATGGGAGACTCCGAGCATCTAGTAC
The sequence above is a segment of the Gossypium raimondii isolate GPD5lz chromosome 4, ASM2569854v1, whole genome shotgun sequence genome. Coding sequences within it:
- the LOC105779657 gene encoding probable polyol transporter 4, whose product is MGLVGVQENGKGEMALSLGNKSKYKRMDSELSDEFDDEASNHYNELERKKSIRKYVLACAIFASLNNVLLGYDVGVMSGAIIFIQEDLKISEVQEEVLVGILSIISLLGSLAGGRTSDIIGRKWTIAFAAVIFQIGAAIMTFAPSFQILMIGRVLAGVGIGFGVMIAPVYIAEISPTVDRGSLTSFPEIFINLGILLGYVSNYAFSGLSVHINWRVMLAVGILPSVFIGFALFIIPESPRWLVMQNRVEDARSVLLKTNENENDVDERLSEIVAAAGMSNGEKNEEKAVWRELLSPSPPLRRMLITGFGIQCFQQITGIDATVYYSPEIFKEAGIENNSKLLAATVAVGVTKTAFILIATFLVDRVGRKPLLYVSTIGMTVCLLTLSLTLGFLGHGQLGVALAVLCVCGNVAFFSVGMGPICWILTSEIFPLRLRAQASALGAVGNRVCSGLVAMSFLSLSRTITVGGTFFLFALLSALSVLFAYKCVPETKGKSLEQIELLFENHNEWQGSEVEMGDSEHLVQKA